A window of the Acidovorax sp. YS12 genome harbors these coding sequences:
- the secB gene encoding protein-export chaperone SecB, with the protein MADQENPVFQIQRVYLKDLSLEQPNSPAILLEQAQPSVDIQLGVEATPVAEGIFEVCVLATVQTKIEDKTVFLVEAKQAGIFEIRNIPEEQMGAIIGVACPQIVYPYLRGNVADTITRAGFPPVHLAEINFQAMYEQQQAAQAEAANATAQ; encoded by the coding sequence ATGGCCGACCAAGAAAACCCCGTGTTCCAGATCCAGCGCGTGTACCTGAAGGATCTGTCCCTGGAGCAGCCGAACTCGCCCGCCATCCTGCTGGAGCAGGCGCAGCCGAGCGTGGACATCCAGCTCGGCGTGGAAGCCACTCCCGTGGCCGAGGGCATTTTCGAAGTCTGCGTACTGGCCACGGTGCAGACCAAGATCGAGGACAAGACCGTGTTCCTGGTCGAGGCCAAGCAGGCCGGCATCTTCGAGATCCGCAACATCCCCGAGGAGCAGATGGGTGCCATCATCGGCGTGGCCTGCCCGCAGATCGTCTACCCCTACCTGCGCGGCAACGTGGCCGACACCATCACGCGCGCCGGCTTCCCGCCCGTGCACCTGGCCGAAATCAACTTCCAGGCCATGTACGAGCAGCAGCAGGCCGCCCAGGCCGAAGCCGCCAACGCCACGGCGCAGTAA
- the grxC gene encoding glutaredoxin 3 yields MPTVKMYTTAVCPYCIRAKQLLKAKGVEQIEEIRVDTDPAQRQHMMETTGRRTVPQIFIGDTHVGGHDDLVALDARGGLAPLLQG; encoded by the coding sequence ATGCCCACCGTGAAGATGTACACCACCGCCGTGTGCCCCTACTGCATCCGCGCCAAGCAACTGCTCAAGGCCAAGGGCGTGGAGCAGATTGAGGAGATCCGCGTCGATACCGACCCGGCGCAGCGCCAGCACATGATGGAGACCACCGGCCGGCGCACCGTGCCGCAGATCTTCATTGGCGACACCCACGTCGGCGGCCACGACGACCTCGTGGCGCTCGACGCGCGCGGCGGCCTGGCGCCCTTGCTGCAGGGCTGA
- a CDS encoding rhodanese-like domain-containing protein encodes MNFIIENWYLILLALVSGGMLLAPVLMGGGPGGLTAANAVQLINREKAVVIDVCGPEEYAAGHVGGAKNVPLAQLEERLPSVVKNKAVPVVMVCARGVRAQRAVAVAKKLGYDNAQALSGGLAAWREANLPVEKG; translated from the coding sequence GTGAATTTCATCATCGAGAACTGGTATCTCATCCTTCTGGCCCTGGTTTCGGGCGGCATGCTGCTGGCACCCGTGCTGATGGGCGGCGGCCCGGGCGGGCTGACGGCCGCCAACGCGGTGCAGCTCATCAACCGCGAGAAGGCCGTGGTCATCGACGTGTGCGGCCCCGAGGAATACGCCGCAGGCCACGTCGGCGGCGCCAAGAACGTGCCGCTGGCACAGCTCGAAGAGCGCCTGCCCAGCGTGGTCAAGAACAAGGCCGTGCCCGTGGTCATGGTGTGCGCGCGCGGCGTGCGCGCGCAGCGTGCCGTGGCCGTGGCCAAGAAGCTGGGCTACGACAACGCCCAGGCCCTGTCGGGCGGCCTGGCCGCCTGGCGCGAAGCCAACCTGCCCGTGGAGAAAGGCTGA
- the gpmA gene encoding 2,3-diphosphoglycerate-dependent phosphoglycerate mutase, with the protein MHKLVLIRHGESTWNLENRFTGWTDVDLTPTGVSQAMSAGKLLKAEGYEFDLAYTSVLKRAIHTLWYALDEMDRTWLPVVKSWRLNERHYGGLQGLNKADMAKQYGDEQVLVWRRSYDTPPPALEPTDPRSERGDRRYAGLAPAQIPLTECLKDTVARVIPFWNDTIAPSIRSGQRVVIAAHGNSIRALVKYLDGIADDAIVGVNIPNGIPLVYELDDDLKPIRHYYLGDAEAAAKAAAAVASQGKA; encoded by the coding sequence ATGCACAAGCTCGTCCTGATCCGCCACGGCGAATCCACCTGGAACCTCGAAAACCGCTTCACCGGCTGGACCGACGTGGATCTGACGCCCACCGGCGTCTCGCAGGCCATGTCGGCGGGCAAGCTGCTCAAGGCCGAGGGCTACGAGTTCGATCTGGCCTACACCAGCGTGCTCAAGCGCGCCATCCACACGCTGTGGTACGCGCTGGACGAGATGGACCGCACCTGGCTGCCGGTGGTCAAGAGCTGGCGCCTGAACGAGCGCCACTACGGCGGCCTGCAGGGCCTGAACAAGGCCGACATGGCCAAGCAGTACGGCGACGAGCAGGTGCTGGTGTGGCGCCGCAGCTACGACACGCCCCCGCCGGCCCTGGAGCCCACCGATCCGCGCAGCGAGCGCGGCGACCGCCGCTACGCTGGCCTGGCGCCCGCGCAGATTCCGCTGACCGAGTGCCTCAAGGACACGGTGGCGCGCGTCATCCCGTTCTGGAACGACACCATCGCCCCTTCGATCCGCAGCGGCCAGCGCGTGGTGATCGCGGCGCACGGCAACTCCATCCGCGCGCTGGTGAAGTACCTGGACGGCATTGCCGACGACGCCATCGTGGGCGTGAACATCCCCAACGGCATCCCGCTGGTGTACGAGCTGGACGACGACCTCAAGCCCATTCGCCACTACTACCTGGGCGACGCCGAGGCCGCCGCCAAGGCCGCTGCCGCCGTGGCCTCGCAAGGCAAGGCATAG
- a CDS encoding S41 family peptidase — translation MGQKLKIAGWVSIGVVAGALTTVSLQTVARGAMTPLPLEEIQQLSAVFGLIKTDYVEPVDDKKLITDAISGMVSSLDPHSQYFDKKSFKEFREGTTGRFVGVGIEITQEDGLIKIVSPIEGSPAYRAGLKTGDLITKIDDTAVRGLSLNDSVKRMRGEPNTKVTLTIFRKDENRTFPVTITREEIKTQSVKGKVIEPGYAWIRLSQFQERTVDDFVRKVEEVYKQEPRLKGLVLDLRNDPGGLLDAAVAISAAFLPENVTVVSTNGQLADSKATYKASPEFYARRGQGDPLKRLPAAIKTVPLVVLVNEGSASASEIVAGALQDHKRATLMGSQTFGKGSVQTVRPLGPDTGIKITTARYYTPNGRSIQAKGIVPDVMVDETAEGDLYAALRMREADLDKHLGNGQGEEQKDEAREKAREEARKRLEEETKKNPSERKLPELGSEKDFQLTQALNKLKGQAVLVSKTLTERKEEKKDEKKED, via the coding sequence ATGGGCCAGAAACTGAAAATTGCAGGGTGGGTGTCGATCGGCGTGGTCGCCGGGGCGCTGACCACGGTGTCTTTGCAGACCGTGGCGCGCGGCGCCATGACGCCGCTGCCGCTGGAGGAAATCCAGCAGCTCTCCGCCGTGTTCGGCCTCATCAAGACCGATTACGTGGAGCCGGTGGACGACAAGAAGCTCATCACCGATGCCATCTCGGGCATGGTGTCGAGCCTGGATCCGCACTCGCAGTACTTCGACAAGAAGTCGTTCAAGGAATTCCGCGAGGGCACGACGGGCCGCTTCGTCGGCGTGGGCATCGAGATCACGCAGGAAGACGGGCTCATCAAGATCGTCTCGCCCATCGAAGGCTCGCCCGCCTACCGCGCCGGCCTCAAGACCGGCGACCTGATCACCAAGATCGACGACACCGCCGTGCGCGGCCTGTCGCTCAACGACTCCGTCAAGCGCATGCGCGGCGAGCCCAACACCAAGGTGACGCTGACCATCTTCCGCAAGGACGAGAACCGCACCTTCCCGGTGACGATCACGCGCGAGGAAATCAAGACGCAGTCGGTCAAGGGCAAGGTGATCGAGCCCGGCTACGCCTGGATCCGCCTGTCGCAGTTCCAGGAACGCACGGTGGACGACTTCGTGCGCAAGGTCGAGGAGGTCTACAAGCAGGAGCCGCGCCTCAAGGGCCTGGTGCTCGACCTGCGCAACGACCCGGGCGGCCTGCTCGACGCCGCCGTGGCCATCTCGGCCGCCTTCCTGCCCGAGAACGTCACGGTGGTCTCCACCAACGGCCAGCTCGCCGACAGCAAGGCTACCTACAAGGCCTCGCCCGAGTTCTACGCCCGCCGCGGCCAGGGCGACCCGCTCAAGCGCCTGCCTGCCGCCATCAAGACCGTGCCGCTGGTGGTGCTGGTCAACGAGGGCTCGGCCTCGGCCAGCGAAATCGTGGCCGGCGCGCTGCAGGACCACAAGCGCGCGACGCTGATGGGCAGCCAGACCTTCGGCAAGGGCTCGGTGCAGACGGTGCGCCCGCTGGGGCCGGACACCGGCATCAAGATCACCACGGCGCGCTACTACACGCCCAATGGCCGCTCCATCCAGGCCAAGGGCATCGTGCCCGACGTGATGGTGGACGAAACCGCCGAGGGCGACCTGTACGCCGCGCTGCGCATGCGCGAGGCCGACCTGGACAAGCACCTGGGCAACGGCCAGGGCGAGGAACAGAAGGACGAAGCCCGCGAAAAAGCCCGCGAGGAAGCGCGCAAGCGCCTGGAGGAAGAGACCAAGAAGAACCCGTCGGAGCGCAAGCTGCCCGAGCTGGGTTCGGAAAAGGACTTCCAGCTCACCCAGGCGCTGAACAAGCTCAAGGGCCAGGCCGTGCTGGTCAGCAAGACCCTGACCGAGCGCAAGGAAGAGAAGAAGGACGAGAAGAAAGAGGACTGA
- a CDS encoding HesA/MoeB/ThiF family protein, whose product MNDDQLLRYSRHILLDEIGIEGQERILAAHALVIGAGGLGSPVALLLGAAGVGRLTLVDDDAVDLTNLQRQIAHTTARVGQPKVASAAEAVHAINPGVQVDAVQARADTALLDRLVPGATVVLDCTDNYATRHAINAACVRHRVPLVAGAAIRFDGQLTVVDPRDAQSPCYACLFPPDAAFEEVQCATMGVFAPMVGIIGAMQAAEALKLVAGVGQSVAGRLLMLDGRSMEWNTLRSQRHAGCPVCGTSAT is encoded by the coding sequence ATGAACGACGACCAACTGCTGCGCTACTCGCGCCACATCCTGCTCGATGAGATCGGCATCGAGGGGCAGGAGCGCATCCTGGCGGCCCACGCGCTGGTGATCGGCGCGGGCGGCCTGGGCTCGCCCGTGGCGCTGCTGCTCGGCGCCGCGGGCGTGGGACGCCTCACGCTGGTGGACGACGACGCGGTGGACCTGACCAACCTGCAGCGCCAGATCGCGCACACCACGGCGCGCGTGGGCCAGCCCAAGGTGGCCTCGGCGGCCGAGGCAGTGCATGCCATCAACCCAGGCGTACAGGTCGATGCCGTGCAGGCGCGTGCGGACACCGCCCTGCTCGACCGCCTGGTGCCCGGCGCCACGGTGGTGCTGGACTGCACCGACAACTACGCCACGCGCCACGCCATCAACGCCGCCTGTGTGCGCCACCGCGTGCCGCTGGTGGCGGGCGCGGCCATCCGCTTCGACGGGCAGCTCACGGTAGTGGACCCGCGCGACGCGCAGTCGCCCTGCTACGCCTGCCTGTTCCCGCCCGACGCGGCCTTCGAGGAAGTGCAATGCGCCACCATGGGCGTATTCGCCCCCATGGTCGGCATCATCGGTGCCATGCAGGCGGCCGAGGCGCTCAAGCTGGTGGCCGGCGTGGGCCAGTCCGTCGCCGGGCGGCTGCTGATGCTCGACGGCCGCAGCATGGAATGGAACACCCTGCGCAGCCAGCGCCATGCCGGCTGCCCGGTGTGCGGCACATCCGCCACGTAG
- a CDS encoding response regulator, with protein MKLRTYLVEDNATIRENLIGTLEELASIQAVGMAETEADGKAWLTSHPGHWDLAIVDLFLRQGSGLGVLAACRERQAHQKIVVLSNYATPDIRARCAQLGVDAVFDKSNEIDALLDYCIARSQDADLSQ; from the coding sequence GTGAAACTGCGCACCTACCTCGTCGAAGACAACGCCACCATCCGCGAAAACCTCATCGGTACGCTGGAGGAGCTGGCGTCCATCCAGGCCGTGGGCATGGCGGAAACGGAGGCCGACGGCAAGGCCTGGCTCACCAGCCACCCCGGCCATTGGGATCTGGCCATCGTCGACCTCTTCCTGCGCCAGGGCAGCGGCCTGGGGGTGCTCGCCGCCTGCAGGGAGCGCCAGGCACACCAGAAGATCGTGGTGCTGAGCAACTACGCCACGCCGGACATCCGCGCCCGCTGCGCCCAGTTGGGCGTGGACGCGGTGTTCGACAAATCGAACGAGATCGACGCCCTGCTCGATTACTGCATCGCGCGCAGCCAGGACGCGGATCTCAGTCAATGA
- a CDS encoding response regulator transcription factor, whose translation MINIGIVDDHAIVRSGLRQFFAEHVDLCVAGEAANGREAIDLVRLHAIDVLVMDLSMPGQSGLDAMAMLRAKAPDMGILILSGYPEEHYAINLIRQGASGYLNKECDPAEIVEAIRTIALGRRYLTPAVAELLAQQLHRKDDTPPHEQLSEREFQVFLKLARGETAGDVAKSLSLSVKTVSTYRTRLMEKMGLGSNSDLTYYALKNRLID comes from the coding sequence ATGATCAATATCGGCATTGTGGATGACCACGCCATCGTGCGCTCGGGCTTGCGCCAGTTCTTCGCCGAGCACGTCGACCTTTGTGTTGCGGGCGAGGCAGCGAACGGGCGCGAGGCCATCGACCTGGTGCGCCTGCACGCCATCGACGTGCTGGTGATGGACCTGTCCATGCCCGGCCAGAGCGGCCTGGACGCCATGGCCATGCTGCGTGCCAAGGCCCCCGACATGGGCATCCTGATCCTCAGTGGCTACCCCGAGGAACACTACGCGATCAACCTTATCCGCCAGGGCGCGAGCGGGTATCTGAACAAGGAGTGCGACCCGGCCGAGATCGTCGAGGCCATCCGCACCATCGCGCTGGGGCGCAGGTACCTCACGCCCGCCGTGGCCGAACTGCTGGCGCAGCAGCTGCACCGCAAGGACGACACGCCGCCACACGAGCAACTGTCCGAGCGCGAGTTCCAGGTGTTCCTGAAGCTGGCGCGCGGCGAGACCGCGGGCGATGTCGCCAAGTCCCTGTCGCTGAGCGTGAAGACCGTGAGCACCTACCGGACGCGCCTGATGGAGAAGATGGGCCTGGGGTCGAACAGCGACCTGACCTACTACGCGCTGAAGAACCGCCTCATTGACTGA